The proteins below are encoded in one region of Limnochorda pilosa:
- a CDS encoding rhomboid family intramembrane serine protease — MADSMGSRLRRGWIERQRRQLEEQDRQISREEIRLNLREVEVVERRREVTRLAERLGEPDPIAGLPDPSFDGAAQEAGVPGEVDLAPGERSPEEEVELLRRQIEARRAALPLRERALRAELARLDRVESDLNRRWQRLQRSEADPDSPLSRPRRPVRLGGGRSMTQTLLVVIAAIFVLDMLTGGWLLRAGAKYGPAIWGGQWYRLITSAFLHAGLMHLATNAFSIYIIGPVVENMLGARRFLLVYLISALMGSAASLYFSPLTLSVGASGAIFGLMGYILYARWQRPRVVPAELRQWVLGILLLNVFITFVLPRIDVWGHLGGLVGGFAAGFVAGAPGPSPLDLARSGRPGALGAAVVASVALVGFVWLTLQPGANPMVRSLF; from the coding sequence GTGGCCGATTCCATGGGGAGCCGCCTTCGCCGGGGATGGATCGAGCGCCAGCGGAGGCAACTGGAAGAGCAGGACCGCCAGATCTCACGGGAGGAGATCCGGCTCAACCTGCGTGAAGTGGAGGTGGTGGAGCGCCGGCGGGAGGTCACCCGCCTGGCCGAGCGGCTGGGCGAGCCCGACCCCATCGCGGGCCTGCCCGATCCCTCCTTCGATGGCGCCGCCCAGGAGGCGGGCGTGCCGGGCGAAGTCGACCTCGCACCCGGTGAGCGTTCTCCCGAGGAGGAGGTCGAGCTCCTCAGGCGCCAGATCGAGGCCCGCAGGGCGGCGTTGCCCCTGCGGGAGCGGGCCCTCCGGGCGGAGCTCGCCCGGCTGGACCGCGTCGAGAGCGACCTCAACCGGCGGTGGCAGCGCCTGCAGCGATCGGAGGCGGACCCCGACTCCCCCCTGTCCCGGCCCCGCCGCCCCGTGCGCCTGGGAGGTGGCCGGAGCATGACCCAGACCCTGCTGGTCGTGATCGCCGCCATCTTCGTCCTTGACATGCTGACCGGCGGCTGGCTCCTGCGCGCCGGGGCCAAGTACGGCCCCGCGATCTGGGGCGGGCAGTGGTACCGGCTGATCACCTCCGCCTTCCTTCACGCCGGCCTCATGCACCTGGCCACCAACGCGTTCTCCATTTACATCATCGGGCCCGTCGTCGAGAACATGCTGGGCGCCCGCCGCTTCCTGCTGGTCTACCTCATCAGCGCCCTGATGGGCTCGGCCGCCAGCCTCTACTTCTCGCCCCTCACCCTCAGCGTCGGCGCCTCCGGGGCCATCTTCGGCCTGATGGGGTACATCCTCTACGCCCGCTGGCAGCGCCCTCGAGTGGTACCCGCCGAGCTCCGCCAGTGGGTTCTCGGCATCCTGCTCCTCAACGTCTTCATCACCTTCGTGCTGCCGCGCATCGACGTCTGGGGCCACCTGGGAGGCCTGGTGGGCGGCTTCGCGGCCGGATTCGTGGCCGGCGCACCCGGCCCCTCCCCGCTGGACCTGGCCCGCTCCGGGCGCCCCGGGGCGCTGGGAGCGGCCGTGGTGGCCTCGGTGGCCCTGGTGGGCTTCGTGTGGCTCACCCTTCAGCCCGGGGCCAACCCGATGGTGCGGAGCCTCTTCTAG
- a CDS encoding S-layer homology domain-containing protein — MRRFRVMVLLLAVAALLVGGLRPLTLPGEAKEELSDVEGHWAEREIRDLADQRVITGYPDGSFKAERPITRAEFATVLARAYELPPAEQAPSFRDMKDHWARDAVSKLTVAGIIKGYPDGTFRPSEKITRAEMVAMVQRAVDRLHDLTADLPNRSGWQATFRDVPADHWAFNAAETAHQEGILPPYVRDRFEPSQAATRAETAYMVARSLKLEVLDGTLTQADAESQSLVLKTEKGTRSLILPSDARLVQAGRLADAGSLTTEVPVRVVADAYGRARIVEAEAPSPAARVTDEAKDLARQILTKEQLSALVAGDWGRAGQELRLSLYDLMVERGATPFEAEAILQEDWSSLTGLGKDRLSTALSDYLQLPAELTRALLDGDWGRAQELAQSEAAGQILERYLFPEG; from the coding sequence GTGCGACGTTTCCGTGTCATGGTACTCCTCCTGGCCGTTGCGGCCCTGCTGGTGGGCGGGCTGCGCCCCCTCACCCTGCCTGGCGAGGCCAAGGAAGAGCTTTCCGACGTGGAGGGCCACTGGGCCGAGCGCGAGATCCGCGACCTGGCCGACCAGCGGGTCATCACCGGCTATCCCGACGGCAGCTTCAAGGCCGAGCGGCCCATCACCCGGGCCGAGTTCGCCACCGTCCTGGCCCGGGCGTACGAGCTGCCACCGGCCGAGCAGGCGCCGAGCTTCCGGGACATGAAGGACCACTGGGCCCGGGACGCGGTGAGCAAGCTCACGGTGGCAGGCATCATCAAGGGCTACCCCGACGGGACCTTCCGGCCCTCGGAGAAGATCACCCGGGCCGAGATGGTCGCGATGGTGCAGCGGGCGGTGGACCGGCTCCACGACCTCACGGCCGACCTGCCCAACCGCTCGGGCTGGCAGGCCACCTTCAGGGACGTACCCGCGGACCACTGGGCCTTCAACGCCGCCGAGACCGCCCACCAGGAGGGCATCCTGCCCCCCTACGTGCGCGACCGCTTCGAGCCCTCGCAGGCAGCCACCCGGGCCGAGACGGCCTACATGGTGGCCCGCTCCCTGAAGCTCGAGGTGCTTGACGGCACCCTCACCCAGGCCGACGCCGAGAGCCAGAGCCTGGTGTTGAAGACCGAGAAGGGCACCCGCAGCCTCATCCTGCCCTCCGACGCCCGCCTGGTGCAAGCCGGCCGGCTGGCCGACGCCGGTTCCCTCACCACGGAGGTGCCGGTACGGGTCGTCGCCGATGCCTACGGCCGGGCCCGCATCGTGGAGGCCGAGGCTCCCTCGCCGGCAGCCCGGGTGACCGACGAGGCCAAGGACCTGGCCCGGCAGATCCTCACCAAGGAACAGCTCTCCGCCCTGGTCGCAGGCGACTGGGGCCGGGCCGGCCAGGAGCTCCGCCTCTCCCTCTACGACCTGATGGTCGAGCGGGGCGCCACCCCCTTCGAGGCCGAGGCGATCCTCCAGGAGGATTGGAGCTCCCTCACCGGCCTCGGCAAGGACCGGCTCTCCACGGCGCTCAGCGATTACCTGCAGCTGCCTGCGGAGCTCACCCGGGCGCTGCTGGACGGCGACTGGGGCCGCGCCCAGGAGCTGGCCCAATCGGAGGCCGCCGGGCAGATCCTGGAGCGCTACCTCTTCCCCGAGGGCTAG